GCCAGCCCCTTTCTTGCCCAATATGCAAAAGAATTTAATGAACCCCGGTTATTCGACGAGGTGGTAAAGCAAATTACTCTGGTGGCCAAACATACTTATGATCCTAAAACAGGTTTATATTACCATGGTTGGGATGAAAAACACATCCAGAACTGGGCTAACCCTCAGACCGGCACCTCTTCTTGTTTCTGGGGGCGAAGTGTTGGCTGGTATGCAATGGCTATGGTTGATGTATTGGATTATCTCCCTAAAAATCATGCGGGCCGCAATAAGGTGATCAGAATATTAAAAAGTCTGGCCCCTGCTCTTGCTAAAGTACAGGATGGGAAGACCGGATTATGGTATCAGGTACTTGATCAGGGTGGCCGCCAGGGCAACTATCTGGAAGCTTCCTGCTCTTCCATGTTCGTTTATGCTTTGGCAAAGGCTGCTAAAAAGGGATATATTGAGAAAAAATATCTGGCAGTCGCCCAAAAGGGCTATGATGGTTTGCTTAAGAACCTGATTAAGGTGGATAAGGAGGGCACAGTTTCCCTGGTTCAATGCTGTGCCGTAGCCGGATTAAGCGCCAATCGGCCCGGTACATACGATTATTACATCCATGAAAAGATTTGTGAAAACGATCCTAAGGCAACCGGTTCATTCATATTGGCCAGCCTTGAGTTGGGCAGATAGTCGCTGGGGTACGGTAAAATACAAAGATTAATTTTAAAATCAGATTATTTACACAAATTACAGATTATTAATAAATTACAAATTATATTTAACAAATGATAGAAATAAAAAGAAAAAATTTCAAAGTCAGGGAAAAAGTGTTTATCCTTTTATCCATATTATTATCCTTTAGCACTTTCTCTTTAAGGGCTCAGGAAAGTACTCTTTCAAAAGTTTGGGTTCCTGATAACGGAAATGGAACCTATAAAAATCCCGTGATTTGTGCCGATTATTCTGATCCCGATGCAATAAGGGTAGGAGATGATTTTTATTTGACTGCTTCGAGTTTTAATTGTGTACCCGGTTTGCCGATTTTACATTCCAAAGATTTAGTCAATTGGGAGATTATAGGGTATGCTTT
This genomic stretch from Bacteroidota bacterium harbors:
- a CDS encoding glycoside hydrolase family 88 protein, producing the protein MNNLKKSGILFILSILLCLMAFRPQGKPWSVRMANSEMKRFPQSWMLDNSAKPKWGYCQGLVCRAMMETSKATGNKKFFAYAKSYADTLISAEGTIKTYQIQDYNLDQINAGRILFDLYRQTGGKKYLKALETLRDQVRNQPRTSEGGFWHKKIYPYQMWLDGLYMASPFLAQYAKEFNEPRLFDEVVKQITLVAKHTYDPKTGLYYHGWDEKHIQNWANPQTGTSSCFWGRSVGWYAMAMVDVLDYLPKNHAGRNKVIRILKSLAPALAKVQDGKTGLWYQVLDQGGRQGNYLEASCSSMFVYALAKAAKKGYIEKKYLAVAQKGYDGLLKNLIKVDKEGTVSLVQCCAVAGLSANRPGTYDYYIHEKICENDPKATGSFILASLELGR